One part of the Plasmodium cynomolgi strain B DNA, chromosome 3, whole genome shotgun sequence genome encodes these proteins:
- a CDS encoding kelch domain-containing protein (putative), whose product MDVLSKALPDDCLNKADFLKNEKNKIGEEVNEMTLNNEEIIDPTNFATNGTSDGRSKSPLRGNTIQVVSNDGDNDGDNNGDNDGDNDGDNDGDNDGDNDGDNDGDNDDDANSADSVKVKPQQTTLKEKRNPYVNGANANGGSSQTKGEEEREVHIVYAYVVSDSKKTILSNSELISIHISTHISTDKDKNYTVKMKIKKLPSLRNGHFLCLTKNGEILSIGGSDGKKKYGLVEKFCSDKQTWKQINLMHFPRSNFCGVCTEDDDLFILGGEGNHHILNSVEYYDSKINSWRSLPPLNCVRHSASATIFKNMIFVLGGKDGIGDYGKVHKSMEMLNLKDKKMKWIMGKPLKQARLGLSTVVFQDKLYAIGGSTGVKDLSSVEIYDFQTGEWTGGPSLNFSRSNFVVFVWNNQLVAYGGVSKHRGDLIKRAEILNEEGTRWLLLNDDGSQ is encoded by the exons ATGGATGTTTTGAGCAAGGCTCTTCCGGATGACTGCTTAAACAAAGCggactttttaaaaaacgagaagaacaaaattggcGAAGAGGTTAACGAGATGACATTAAATAATGAGGAAATTATTGATCCCACAAATTTCGCCACCAACGGGACAAGCGACGGACGCAGCAAAAGTCCCCTCAGAGGGAATACCATCCAAGTGGTAAGCAACGATGGTGACAACGATGGTGATAACAATGGCGACAACGATGGTGACAACGATGGCGACAACGATGGTGACAACGATGGTGACAACGATGGTGATAACGATGGCGACAACGATGACGACGCAAATAGTGCAGACAGCGTCAAGGTGAAGCCCCAGCAAACGACtctgaaggaaaaaaggaaccccTACGTGAACGGGGCGAACGCGAACGGAGGGAGCAGCCAAACAAAAGGCGAAGAGGAGAGAGAAGTTCACATCGTATACGCCTACGTGGTGAGTGACTCCAAAAAAACAATCCTCTCCAACAGTGAACTCATATCCATACACATATCCACGCACATATCCACAGATAAGGATAAAAACTACAccgtaaaaatgaaaataaaaaaattgccctcCTTGAGAAACggccattttttatgtttgaccaaaaatggggaaatccTTTCCATAGGAGGAagtgatgggaaaaaaaaatacggacTGGTTGAAAAATTCTGTTCAGACAAACAGACATGGAAACAAATAAACCTCATGCATTTTCCAAGATCCAATTTTTGTGGAGTATGTACAGAAGATGATgaccttttcattttaggAGGGGAAGGAAATCACCACATTTTAAACAGTGTAGAATACTATGACAGTAAAATTAATTCGTGGAGGTCCCTTCCCCCTCTCAACTGTGTCAGACACTCTGCTAGTGCAACcatctttaaaaatatgatttttgTGCTTGGGGGAAAGGACGGAATTGGGGACTATGGCAAGGTGCACAAAAGTATGGAAATGCTAAAtttgaaggacaaaaaaatgaaatggatTATGGGTAAGCCTTTAAAGCAGGCGCGTCTCGGCCTTTCGACTGTGGTGTTTCAGGACAAGTTGTATGCCATAG GCGGATCGACTGGCGTGAAGGACCTCAGCTCTGTCGAAATATATGACTTCCAGACGGGCGAATGGACGGGGGGACCCAGCTTAAACTTCTCTCGTTCGAACTTTGTCGTCTTTGTTTGGAACAACCAGCTGGTGGCATACGGCGGAGTGAGCAAGCACCGGGGG GACCTTATAAAGAGGGCCGAAATACTAAACGAAGAAGGGACACGTTGGCTGCTGCTGAATGATGATGGGTCACAATAA